Genomic DNA from Pseudomonas fluorescens:
CCACCATCGTCACGGTCGGTGGTGAAAAGGGCCAGGGCATCGTGCGCGGCGACTACAGTTTCTGGGCCGAAGTGGCGAACCACTCCAGCCAGTGCGAACCGCTGATGCTCACCGGCGAAGACCCGTTCCTGCTGATGTTCACCTCCGGTACCACAGGACCTGCCAAGGCACTGTCGGTGCCGCTCAAGGCCATCGTGGCGTTCCAGAGCTACACCCGTGACGCGGTGGACCTGCGCCCTGAAGACGCCTTCTGGAACGTCGCCGACCCCGGTTGGGCCTACGGCATTTATTTCGGCGTGACCGGGCCGCTGGCCATGGGGCATCCGATTACCTTCTACGATGGCCCGTTTACCCTGGAAAGCACCTGCCGGGTCATCAACAAATACGGCATCACCAACCTGACCGGCTCGCCCACTGCCTATCGCCTGTTGATCGCCGGGGGCGAGCAGTTCGCCCGCTCGATCAAGGGCAAGCTGCGCATCGTCAGCAGCGCTGGTGAGCCGTTGAACCCGGAGGTGATTCGGTGGTTCGCCGACAATCTGAACGTGGTGATCCACGACCATTACGGCCAGACCGAACTAGGCATGGTGCTGTGCAACCACCATGGGCTGGAACACCCGGTACATCTGGGGGCGGCTGGTTTTGCCTCGCCGGGCCATCGGATCGTGGTGCTGGATGAAAACCAGCGCGAGCTGGGCGTGGGCCAGCCGGGCATTCTCGCGGTGGACCGCAGCCAGTCGCCCATGTGCTGGTTCGCCGGTTACGAAGGCGCGCCGACCAAGGCCTTCGTTGGCGACTACTACTTGAGCGGCGACACCGTGGAGCTGAATCTGGATGGCAGCATCAGCTTCGTCGGCCGCAGCGACGACGTGATCACTACCTCCGGCTACCGGGTCGGTCCGTTCGATGTGGAAAGTGCGCTGATCGAACACCCGGCCGTGGTGGAAGCGGCGGTGATCGGCAAGCCCGATCCGGAACGCACCGAGCTGGTGAAGGCCTTCGTGGTGCTCAGCACCCAATATCGCGCCTCACCGGAGCTGGCCGAGGAATTGCGCCTGCATGTGCGCAAGCGCCTGGCGGCCCATGCGTATCCCCGTGAAATCGAATTTGTCAGCGACTTGCCGAAAACCCCAAGCGGCAAGTTGCAGCGCTTTATCTTGCGCAACCAGGAAATCGCCAAGGCTCAAGAGGCCGCGGCGCAGAACGTTTCAGCTTGAACCCAAGGAAACCATGATGCAGATCGACAACAAGATTTTCCTCGTCAGCGGCGGCGCGTCCGGCCTCGGTGCGGCCACCGGCGAGATGCTGGTCAAGGCCGGCGCCAAGGTGATGCTGGTGGACCTCAACGCCGACGCCGTGGCCGCCCAGGCGCAAAAACTGGGCTGCCAGAGCGTGGTGGCCGATATCAGCAACGAAGCGGCGGCTGAAGCGGCGGTCCAGGCCACGGTCGATGCGTTCGGTGGTCTGAATGGCCTGGTGAATTGCGCCGGTATCGTGCGCGGCGAGAAGATCCTCGGCAAGAACGGCCCCCACGGGCTGGACAGCTTCAGCCAGGTGATCAACGTCAACCTGATCGGCAGCTTCAACTTGCTGCGCCTGGCGGCTGCGGCCATTGCCGAAACCGAGGCAGACGCCGATGGTGAACGTGGCGTGATCATCAACACCGCTTCGGTAGCGGCCTTCGACGGCCAGATCGGCCAGGCCGCCTACGCGGCCTCCAAAGGCGCCATCGCCAGCCTGACGTTGCCGGCCGCCCGTGAGCTGGCGCGCTTCGGTATCCGGGTGATGACCATTGCCCCGGGGATTTTCGAAACCCCGATGATGGCCGGCATGACCCCCGAGGTGCGTGATTCCCTGGCCGCCGGCGTGCCATTTCCGCCGCGCCTTGGGAAACCGTCCGAGTACGCGGCGCTGGCCAGGCATATCATTGAGAACAGCATGCTCAACGGCGAGGTGATCCGTCTCGACGGTGCCTTGCGTATGGCAGCCAAATAAGTAAGGAGGATTCATGATGTCCAACGATCCTATTGTCATCGTCAGCGCCGTCCGTACCCCCATGGGCGGTTTCCAAGGCGAACTGAAAAGCCTCACCGCCCCGCAACTCGGTGCCGCCGCCATCAAGGCCGCCGTGGAGCGGGCCGGTATCGCGCCGGGTGTGGTTGAAGAAGTGCTGTTCGGCTGCGTGCTCGCCGCCGGCCAGGGCCAGGCACCGGCACGTCAGGCCGCACTGGGCGCCGGGCTCGACAAGTCGACCCGCTGCACCACGCTCAACAAGATGTGCGGTTCGGGCATGGAAGCGACGATCCTCGCCCACGACATGCTCATCGCCGGCAGCGCCGAGGTGGTGGTGGCCGGCGGCATGGAGAGCATGTCCAACGCCCCGTACCTGCTCGATCGCGCCCGCGGCGGTTATCGCATGGGCCATGGCCGGGTGCTTGACCACATGTTCCTCGATGGCCTGGAAGACGCCTACGACAAAGGTCGGCTGATGGGCACTTTCGCCGAAGATTGCGCCGAGGCCAATGGTTTGAGTCGCGAGGCCCAGGATGCCTTCGCCATTGCGTCCACCACCCGCGCCCAGCAGGCGATCAAGGACGGCAGTTTCGATGCCGAGATCGTGCCGTTGCAGGTCATGGTCGGCAAGGAACAAGTGACCATTCGCCACGACGAGCAGCCGCCGAAAGCGCGGATCGACAAGATCGCCTCGCTCAAACCGGCGTTCCGCGAGGGCGGCACGGTGACGGCGGCCAACGCCAGTTCCATTTCCGATGGTGCCGCTGCCCTGGT
This window encodes:
- a CDS encoding AMP-binding protein, translating into MRDYSSATSQFDYLQTVNAALHGSLEALNACVECCDRHALPGRIALFWEGRDGSDATWTYRDLQDNAARFANFLRAQGVGKGDKVAGLLPRTAELLIVVLATWRIGAVYQPLFTAFGPKAIEHRVGSSGARIVVTDAVNRPKLNEIAGCPTIVTVGGEKGQGIVRGDYSFWAEVANHSSQCEPLMLTGEDPFLLMFTSGTTGPAKALSVPLKAIVAFQSYTRDAVDLRPEDAFWNVADPGWAYGIYFGVTGPLAMGHPITFYDGPFTLESTCRVINKYGITNLTGSPTAYRLLIAGGEQFARSIKGKLRIVSSAGEPLNPEVIRWFADNLNVVIHDHYGQTELGMVLCNHHGLEHPVHLGAAGFASPGHRIVVLDENQRELGVGQPGILAVDRSQSPMCWFAGYEGAPTKAFVGDYYLSGDTVELNLDGSISFVGRSDDVITTSGYRVGPFDVESALIEHPAVVEAAVIGKPDPERTELVKAFVVLSTQYRASPELAEELRLHVRKRLAAHAYPREIEFVSDLPKTPSGKLQRFILRNQEIAKAQEAAAQNVSA
- a CDS encoding SDR family NAD(P)-dependent oxidoreductase, with product MQIDNKIFLVSGGASGLGAATGEMLVKAGAKVMLVDLNADAVAAQAQKLGCQSVVADISNEAAAEAAVQATVDAFGGLNGLVNCAGIVRGEKILGKNGPHGLDSFSQVINVNLIGSFNLLRLAAAAIAETEADADGERGVIINTASVAAFDGQIGQAAYAASKGAIASLTLPAARELARFGIRVMTIAPGIFETPMMAGMTPEVRDSLAAGVPFPPRLGKPSEYAALARHIIENSMLNGEVIRLDGALRMAAK
- a CDS encoding acetyl-CoA C-acyltransferase, with product MSNDPIVIVSAVRTPMGGFQGELKSLTAPQLGAAAIKAAVERAGIAPGVVEEVLFGCVLAAGQGQAPARQAALGAGLDKSTRCTTLNKMCGSGMEATILAHDMLIAGSAEVVVAGGMESMSNAPYLLDRARGGYRMGHGRVLDHMFLDGLEDAYDKGRLMGTFAEDCAEANGLSREAQDAFAIASTTRAQQAIKDGSFDAEIVPLQVMVGKEQVTIRHDEQPPKARIDKIASLKPAFREGGTVTAANASSISDGAAALVLMRQSQAAQRGLKPLAVIHGHAAFADTPSLFPTAPIGAVKKLMQKTGWSLDQVDLFEVNEAFAVVGLVTMDKLEIAHDKVNVHGGACALGHPIGASGARILVTLLSALRQKGLKRGVAAICIGGGEATAMAVECLY